Proteins from a single region of Nerophis ophidion isolate RoL-2023_Sa linkage group LG10, RoL_Noph_v1.0, whole genome shotgun sequence:
- the LOC133560778 gene encoding uncharacterized protein LOC133560778 isoform X2, translating to MNESFSIYVWKECDPYNGTGGPSEGLVILFAADCIEFFFGLPSNIWLFWIILKRRRKVGSILLTDFFPLSLVLIHLSFYLMVPSLLLNHFLWHSGWLFVITALITSSILILKPLLFCLMCVESYLAVVRPVHFLRFRALKYRWRALAVASCLYVILSLFVFKRGSILLVYFIFLPVLAVDTFCSVAVLRVLKQTPPGDNPKAHGKEKESWQGNVGVKTPAGGVAGRGREPRKNGEMHSIKKKAFITIFAIQVVLTINYLPYIFAVILRRQFPAGVVKCQFNPLSLAASISVSYLQPLIYLYNLGQRHKNS from the exons ATGAACGAATCCTTTTCAATCTATGTGTGGAAAGAATGTGATCCCTACAATGGAACCGGAGGACCGTCTGAGGGTCTCGTCATTCTCTTTGCCGCCGACTGCATTGAATTCTTCTTTGGCCTCCCGTCAAACATTTGGCTCTTCTGGATCATTCTCAAGAGGAG ACGGAAGGTCGGCAGCATCCTCCTGACGGACTTCTTCCCGCTCTCCCTGGTCCTCATCCATTTGAGCTTCTATCTGATGGTGCCCTCGCTCTTGCTCAACCACTTCTTGTGGCACAGTGGCTGGTTGTTTGTCATTACGGCATTGATAACCTCATCAATACTTATTTTAAAGCCACTGCTCTTCTGTTTGATGTGTGTTGAGAGCTACCTCGCTGTGGTGCGACCTGTGCACTttttaag GTTCAGGGCCCTGAAGTACAGATGGAGAGCGCTGGCTGTCGCAAGTTGTCTTTACGTCATTTTATCCTTGTTCGTGTTCAAGAGAGGCTCCATTCTTTTAGTGTACTTTATCTTCCTTCCTGTTCTGGCTGTGGACACCTTTTGCAGCGTCGCTGTTCTGAGAGTGCTGAAACAAACTCCACCAGGAGACAATCCGAAAGCACACGGAAAGGAGAAGGAGAGTTGGCAGGGAAACGTGGGGGtgaagacaccagcaggtggggTGGCGGGAAGAGGGCGCGAACCAAGGAAGAATGGGGAGATGCATTCTATAAAGAAGAAAGCCTTCATCACCATCTTCGCCATCCAGGTGGTCCTCACTATCAACTACCTTCCCTACATCTTTGCCGTCATTCTGCGAAGGCAGTTCCCTGCTGGGGTTGTGAAGTGTCAGTTTAATCCTCTGTCTTTGGCTGCATCAATAAGTGTTAGTTACCTGCAGCCACTAATCTACCTGTACAATTTAGGTCAACGCCACAAGAACAGTTaa
- the LOC133560778 gene encoding uncharacterized protein LOC133560778 isoform X1: MQYKHIKPASTLELKKKALPLDKHFRMNESFSIYVWKECDPYNGTGGPSEGLVILFAADCIEFFFGLPSNIWLFWIILKRRRKVGSILLTDFFPLSLVLIHLSFYLMVPSLLLNHFLWHSGWLFVITALITSSILILKPLLFCLMCVESYLAVVRPVHFLRFRALKYRWRALAVASCLYVILSLFVFKRGSILLVYFIFLPVLAVDTFCSVAVLRVLKQTPPGDNPKAHGKEKESWQGNVGVKTPAGGVAGRGREPRKNGEMHSIKKKAFITIFAIQVVLTINYLPYIFAVILRRQFPAGVVKCQFNPLSLAASISVSYLQPLIYLYNLGQRHKNS; the protein is encoded by the exons ATGCAATACAAACACATTAAACCGGCCTCAACTttggaactaaaaaaaaaagctttgcctcTGGACAAACACTTCAG AATGAACGAATCCTTTTCAATCTATGTGTGGAAAGAATGTGATCCCTACAATGGAACCGGAGGACCGTCTGAGGGTCTCGTCATTCTCTTTGCCGCCGACTGCATTGAATTCTTCTTTGGCCTCCCGTCAAACATTTGGCTCTTCTGGATCATTCTCAAGAGGAG ACGGAAGGTCGGCAGCATCCTCCTGACGGACTTCTTCCCGCTCTCCCTGGTCCTCATCCATTTGAGCTTCTATCTGATGGTGCCCTCGCTCTTGCTCAACCACTTCTTGTGGCACAGTGGCTGGTTGTTTGTCATTACGGCATTGATAACCTCATCAATACTTATTTTAAAGCCACTGCTCTTCTGTTTGATGTGTGTTGAGAGCTACCTCGCTGTGGTGCGACCTGTGCACTttttaag GTTCAGGGCCCTGAAGTACAGATGGAGAGCGCTGGCTGTCGCAAGTTGTCTTTACGTCATTTTATCCTTGTTCGTGTTCAAGAGAGGCTCCATTCTTTTAGTGTACTTTATCTTCCTTCCTGTTCTGGCTGTGGACACCTTTTGCAGCGTCGCTGTTCTGAGAGTGCTGAAACAAACTCCACCAGGAGACAATCCGAAAGCACACGGAAAGGAGAAGGAGAGTTGGCAGGGAAACGTGGGGGtgaagacaccagcaggtggggTGGCGGGAAGAGGGCGCGAACCAAGGAAGAATGGGGAGATGCATTCTATAAAGAAGAAAGCCTTCATCACCATCTTCGCCATCCAGGTGGTCCTCACTATCAACTACCTTCCCTACATCTTTGCCGTCATTCTGCGAAGGCAGTTCCCTGCTGGGGTTGTGAAGTGTCAGTTTAATCCTCTGTCTTTGGCTGCATCAATAAGTGTTAGTTACCTGCAGCCACTAATCTACCTGTACAATTTAGGTCAACGCCACAAGAACAGTTaa